One Euphorbia lathyris chromosome 1, ddEupLath1.1, whole genome shotgun sequence DNA segment encodes these proteins:
- the LOC136206163 gene encoding 6,7-dimethyl-8-ribityllumazine synthase, chloroplastic-like, whose translation MAPIAASRLRLASSSSTHIHSNHVHHGFLPHRPANLSFSSSTSMTGLGTSVSFERGKERSSFVETAAVRNLVGSLTRTEGLRFAVVVARFNEIVTKPLLEGALETFKRYSVNEEDIDVVWVPGSFEIGVVAEKLGKSRKYHAILCIGAVVRGDTTHYDAVANSAASGVLSAGLNSGVPCIFGVLTCDDMDQAINRAGGKSGNKGAEGALTAIEMASLFEHHLK comes from the exons ATGGCTCCAATTGCTGCTTCGCGTCTCCGTCTTGCATCTTCGTCCTCTACTCATATTCATAGTAACCATGTCCACCATGGCTTTCTTCCTCACAGACCGGCGAACCTCTCCTTCTCCTCTTCTACTTCTATGACAG GGTTGGGTACATCTGTTTCATTCGAGAGGGGGAAGGAGCGTTCGTCGTTTGTGGAAACGGCGGCTGTTAGAAATTTGGTCGGATCCCTCACCAGAACAGAGGGCCTTCGCTTCGCTGTG GTCGTAGCCCGGTTCAATGAGATTGTGACGAAGCCGCTTTTGGAGGGAGCTCTGGAAACTTTCAAGAGATACTCAGTTAATGAAGAAGATATTGAT GTTGTCTGGGTTCCTGGCAGTTTTGAAATAGGCGTTGTTGCCGAAAAGCTTGGAAAGTCACGAAAGTATCATGCAATTTTATGCATTGGAGCTGTG GTAAGAGGTGATACTACGCACTATGATGCAGTTGCTAATTCAGCAGCATCCGGAGTACTTTCAGCTGGTTTAAATTCAG GAGTTCCATGCATATTTGGTGTTCTGACATGCGACGACATGGACCAG GCCATAAATCGAGCTGGTGGGAAATCTGGGAATAAGGGTGCTGAGGGAGCATTGACAGCT ATTGAGATGGCTTCCCTGTTTGAACATCATTTGAAGTAG